In one window of Haloprofundus halophilus DNA:
- a CDS encoding cation:proton antiporter — MFGVLQSGPPPFATDFAIIIATAVVLSYVARLTGQPTIVAYIFTGLVLGPVFLDVVTQSELVVLMSELGLGFLLFLIGMKMRIDDVREILRPIINVAVWQTILQTALAFVVAYALGFTLLETTIIALATVFGATPIIVKLLSDKDELATLPGKIDIGVLIIQDIYLVILLAVLSAESLSNPQEIVVSVATILALMSGVGVVSYLSARYLLPTLFRAVADDSRAFFVVGIAWAFVFIVGTERLDLSLEVGAFLAGLSLAQVPYTSELTERIRPITDFFMVVFFTSIGLRLAADNLLAYWVEALVASAALMVGNFLIIFYLIDQEKFTPETSFVGSLNMSQVSEFSLVVGALAVTQGFIDASILGYLSLMAIVTMSLSTYLINYNYEIYERVKPYLTRFESEEKRDVDLHVYRDHAVVVGYDEIIRAGLPLLQERFGDVVVVDRSPAHAEIHQAADYDYIYGDFKHGEIRSAAGLKRAGFVLSSTVEPAINRILLAEVGPETVVFAEANSAEDAAELYEHGAHYVVMSTVLTSEKLTDYLRRYVHDPDEFWAGVERDIGHLRWIQGDTDG; from the coding sequence ATGTTCGGTGTTCTCCAGTCTGGACCACCTCCCTTCGCGACCGATTTCGCGATCATCATCGCGACGGCGGTCGTTCTCAGCTACGTCGCTCGTCTCACCGGGCAACCGACCATCGTCGCGTACATCTTCACGGGTCTCGTCCTCGGGCCGGTCTTTCTGGACGTCGTCACACAGTCGGAACTCGTCGTGCTGATGAGCGAGCTCGGGCTCGGTTTCCTGCTGTTTCTCATCGGGATGAAGATGCGTATCGACGATGTTCGAGAGATACTCCGCCCGATAATCAACGTCGCCGTCTGGCAGACGATTCTGCAGACGGCGCTCGCGTTCGTCGTCGCGTACGCGCTCGGGTTCACGCTGTTGGAGACGACCATCATCGCCCTCGCGACCGTGTTCGGCGCAACGCCGATCATCGTGAAATTGCTGTCGGACAAAGACGAACTGGCGACGCTCCCCGGTAAAATCGATATCGGCGTCCTCATCATACAGGACATCTATCTCGTGATTCTCCTGGCGGTTTTGAGCGCGGAGTCGCTCTCGAATCCACAGGAGATAGTCGTCAGCGTCGCCACGATACTCGCTCTGATGAGCGGTGTCGGTGTCGTTTCGTATCTCTCCGCGCGGTACCTGCTCCCGACGCTGTTTCGGGCGGTCGCCGACGACAGTCGGGCGTTCTTCGTCGTCGGAATCGCGTGGGCGTTCGTCTTCATCGTCGGAACCGAGCGACTGGACCTCTCGCTGGAGGTCGGCGCGTTTCTCGCTGGACTGAGCCTCGCGCAGGTGCCCTACACCAGCGAACTCACTGAGCGTATCCGGCCGATAACCGACTTCTTCATGGTCGTGTTCTTCACGAGTATCGGGCTCCGGTTGGCGGCGGACAATCTCCTCGCCTACTGGGTGGAGGCACTCGTCGCGTCGGCCGCGCTGATGGTCGGAAACTTCCTCATCATCTTCTATCTCATCGACCAGGAGAAGTTCACCCCCGAGACGTCGTTCGTCGGCAGTCTCAACATGTCGCAGGTCAGCGAGTTCTCGCTCGTCGTCGGCGCGCTCGCCGTCACGCAGGGGTTCATCGACGCGTCGATTCTCGGCTATCTCAGTCTGATGGCCATCGTGACGATGAGCCTCTCGACGTACCTCATCAACTACAACTACGAGATTTACGAGCGGGTTAAACCCTACCTCACGCGCTTCGAGAGCGAGGAGAAACGAGACGTCGACCTCCACGTCTACCGAGACCACGCCGTCGTCGTCGGCTACGACGAGATTATCCGCGCCGGCCTCCCCTTGCTCCAGGAGCGATTCGGCGACGTCGTCGTCGTCGACCGGAGCCCGGCCCACGCCGAGATTCACCAGGCTGCCGACTACGACTACATCTACGGCGACTTCAAGCACGGCGAAATCCGTAGCGCAGCGGGACTCAAACGCGCGGGGTTCGTGTTGAGTTCGACCGTCGAACCGGCCATCAATCGGATACTGCTGGCGGAGGTCGGACCCGAGACCGTGGTGTTCGCCGAGGCGAACTCGGCGGAAGACGCCGCAGAGCTGTACGAGCACGGCGCTCACTACGTCGTCATGAGCACGGTACTCACGAGCGAGAAACTGACCGACTACCTCCGTCGGTACGTCCACGACCCCGACGAGTTCTGGGCGGGGGTCGAACGCGACATCGGTCACCTGCGCTGGATACAGGGTGATACCGATGGCTGA